The Sphingosinicella humi genome has a window encoding:
- a CDS encoding glycine zipper 2TM domain-containing protein has translation MFKKFALGAAAALTAATLAPTAAQAQYYSPGYYGAGYYDAGYDRYDRYDRRDDRRWERQQRRYDRRADRRYYRDRHRGNYCRDEGNGGTIIGAIAGGLLGHEVAGRGDRTVGTIIGGAAGALAGRAIDRDC, from the coding sequence ATGTTCAAGAAATTCGCCCTTGGCGCCGCCGCCGCGCTCACCGCCGCCACCCTGGCGCCGACTGCCGCGCAGGCGCAATATTATTCCCCGGGCTATTATGGCGCAGGCTATTACGACGCCGGCTATGATCGCTACGACCGCTATGACCGCCGCGACGACCGCCGCTGGGAGCGCCAGCAGCGTCGCTACGACCGCCGGGCGGATCGTCGCTACTATCGCGACCGTCATCGGGGCAATTATTGCCGCGACGAGGGCAATGGCGGGACCATCATCGGCGCCATCGCCGGCGGTCTCCTCGGCCATGAAGTGGCCGGACGCGGTGACCGCACCGTTGGCACCATCATCGGCGGGGCCGCCGGCGCGCTGGCCGGCCGCGCGATCGACCGCGATTGCTAA